A stretch of Toxoplasma gondii ME49 chromosome V, whole genome shotgun sequence DNA encodes these proteins:
- a CDS encoding hypothetical protein (encoded by transcript TGME49_286070) has product MSLPVSEDKPYRQASNSCKRLYEEMIACYQKSPCMQSGEFTFEQCRHSEDPRQVTAHCITLRKAYGQCRRNLLNPQLRMRGNMVGS; this is encoded by the exons ATGTCGCTGCCCGTGAGCGAAGACAAACCGTACAGACAGGCCTCGAACTCTTGCAAGCGCCTGTACGAGGAAATGATCGCATGCTATCAG AAGtctccgtgcatgcagagcggcGAATTCACCTTTGAGCAGTGCCGCCACAGCGAAGACCCTCGGCAAGTGACGGCGCACTGCATCACGTTGCGGAAGGCGTACGGACAGTGCCGTCGGAACCTGTTGAATCCGCAACTGAGAATGAGAGGAAACATGGTCGGTTCTTAA
- a CDS encoding tricarboxylate carrier protein (encoded by transcript TGME49_286060~Predicted trans-membrane domain (TMHMM2.0):256-279:285-308), with amino-acid sequence MAQTSSLPAALSEKDLNAPMRLSKHDTSTYWGRVFDFQQRINPRFMFVSETEARTSAKIVSLARQGKWRELRQLGIDEKKLQKFCLVAQSTINASDNSVIHPLFRLAAFCPINIPIGGGMLLARPTFANSVFWQWVNQTYNACFNWANGNRCSSADAAHDRNDIIKGYIAAVCLSVGLAVSLNGMLARSKSQGVARKLLQAVVPYTAVATANFGNTALIRGQEIQKGIPVYDADKTQVGISKKAATQAVINTGISRVVLPIPALLLPYPVMSVFNALLPITRTNAFIRVGMELSVIFGCLFVGLPLAVGMFPEYGEMDVDDLEPELQKELRRSDEAIQKVYFNRGV; translated from the exons ATGGCGCAgacttcttcgcttccagcTGCGCTGTCGGAAAAGGACCTGAATGCGCCAATGCGCTTGTCAAAACACGACACCAGCACGTACTGGGGGAGGGTGTTTGATTTTCAGCAGAGGATCAACCCGCGCTTTATGTTTGTGAGCGAAACGGAGGCGCGCACGAGTGCAAAAATCGTCAGCCTGGCGAGGCAGGGAAAGTGGAGGGAACTGCGACAGCTGGGCatcgacgagaagaagctccAAAAATTCTGTCTTGTTGCCCAAAGCACCATCAATGCAAGCGACAACTCCGTTATTCATCCGCTCTTCCGTCTTGCTGCCTTTTGCCCCATCAATATTCCTATTGGAGGAG GCATGCTGTTGGCGCGACCTACTTTCGCGAACAGTGTCTTCTGGCAGTGGGTAAACCAGACGTACAACGCTTGTTTTAACTGGGCGAATGGAAACCGGTGTTCTTCGGCCGATGCGGCTCATGACAGAAACGACATTATCAAAGGTTACAT agcTGCCGTTTGCCTCTCAGTCGGTCTCGCCGTTAGCCTGAATGGAATGCTGGCGAGGTCGAAAAGCCAAGGAGTCGCGCGCAAGCTGCTGCAGGCAGTCGTGCCATACACAGCAGTCGCCACAGCGAATTTTGGCAACACGGCTCTAATCAGAGGACAAGAAATCCAAAAG GGAATTCCCGTCTACGATGCCGATAAGACCCAAGTGGGGATCTCGAAGAAGGCCGCGACTCAGGCAGTCATCAACACAGGCATTTCTCGTGTGG TGCTGCCTATCCCTgcacttcttctcccctaCCCCGTCATGAGCGTCTTCAATGCCCTTCTTCCGATCACTCGGACGAATGCTTTCATCAGG GTTGGCATGGAGCTCTCAGTCATTTTCGGTTGCCTTTTCGTGGGTCTCCCTCTCGCCGTTGGCATGTTCCCCGAGTACGGCGAAATGGACGTCGACGATTTGGAGCCCGAATTGCAGAAGGAACTGAGGCGCTCAGATGAGGCGATTCAAAAAGTTTATTTCAACAGGGGTGTGTAA